A genomic stretch from Bacillus sp. E(2018) includes:
- a CDS encoding DUF1801 domain-containing protein, translated as MYEQKTKETEQSVVEFIENVDSPKKREDAYKLLDIFSETTGFEAKMWGPSIIGFGSYHYKYKTGHEGDAPLVGFSPRKAKISLYFAPGDPERAELLEHFGKHTTGAACVYINKLADVDEDILVKLINKSIEFLLKTYPQE; from the coding sequence ATGTACGAGCAAAAAACTAAAGAAACTGAGCAGAGTGTTGTTGAGTTTATTGAGAATGTTGATAGTCCAAAAAAGAGAGAAGATGCTTATAAGTTGTTAGATATCTTTTCGGAAACGACTGGTTTTGAAGCGAAGATGTGGGGACCGAGTATTATCGGATTCGGCTCCTATCATTACAAATACAAGACAGGGCATGAAGGGGATGCACCACTTGTTGGCTTCTCACCAAGAAAAGCTAAGATCAGTCTGTATTTTGCTCCAGGAGATCCGGAACGTGCTGAGCTGCTTGAACACTTCGGCAAACATACAACGGGTGCCGCTTGTGTATACATTAATAAACTAGCTGATGTAGATGAGGATATCTTAGTAAAACTGATTAATAAGTCAATTGAGTTTTTATTGAAAACATATCCTCAAGAATAA